Proteins encoded together in one Streptomyces umbrinus window:
- a CDS encoding non-ribosomal peptide synthetase has translation MLLPRIALSNHSGEEIEPAPLSLAQERLWVMARMDGDASAAYNEPMPFDIRGPLDRDLLIKALHLLAARHEALRTRLVPFEGSALQVVDPPDTGFPVSFEDLTGLPDGAERFARIRSKVEGTPFRLGEEPMVRGCLIALQPHHHVLILMAHHIIFDGWSRSLLLKELGVMYSALQQGQDVPLPELTWQYRDYTRWQWEWMSGEEPVSHADYWTTALAGIPAVISLPTDRPRPPEQGFRGDRLPVTVDEDLTRALRALAADNDVSLYATVLTGWSVLLSLLSGQDDIVVGAPTSNRRRGDVEGLIGFFVNTLALRADLSGSPSVKDALKRVNQRIRDALKHVDLPFERVVELVNPPRSPSYTALFQTMFAWVPSMRQELELPGLQVELREDAAHVPAKFDMVLALADEGRHLTGEIDYAVALFDRATIERLVRQFLRVLRLMTERPDAEIADLTLLDEDEQRALLADFSTGPTVADPASADVLERFAAQVRERPGQCAVVADDAELDYATLDRRANRLAHALIARGAGPDRVVGLHAGRTAELVIGVLGILKSGAAYLPLDPGQPPERLGAMVSDAAPVLVLTDERNTADDHGRLWEHLAKVEAEGSHDEAPVIDVNRTRLAYVIYTSGSTGRPKGVAVTHASVVNLLDHWRELMGDAPGEASSAWSSIGFDASVHELLVPLATGAVLHLVPDELRGDPRALLDWMRERKVTQAFLPPSYVLWIGEDPAARLAGSSLRQLLTGVESLPESTLHRMRELLPGLRICFGYGPTEATLYSTAYTDPQPYERSCPIGRPLRGTRLYLLDDRMRPVPVGVPGEVYLGGASLARGYLNRPDLTDELFVPDPFVPGERLYRTGDLARWLPDGNAEYVGRRDDQLKLRGFRIEPGEVEAALLAVPGVREAVVLADRDAPGGPRLVAGVGCDAGATRMPYEWRAALGGRLPDYMIPAVVAEFPRLPLNRSGKVDRTEVLRAAAQTRAGQVNTAAPRDRVEMALYRVWRGVLLHPDIGIGDNFFELGGTSISAIKMASAVQEELGVALPVRDVMLHPTIEALAERVRRNVGDTARSTEPGNLVEFRAGGGRQRVVCVHPAGGTAFCYLPLSAELADGIGVVGLQAPGINPGESTLPGVEAMAEEYLRLVGPRTDEALVLCGLSYGGLIAYEMGRRLVAAGHEKVSVVLLDTHGAQDDEQRAAIALVGMEEFREKLVRFNGMYPGIDDDQVARYLNVYNHHRETGRDYAVPRSPARVVLMQATAVEDEEADVEHAAARLRAFWRHRVSGEFVVEPVACGHWDMLESDELPRVAAVLTAELHRLTSDPGQGETECTTPSGTPEAR, from the coding sequence GTGTTATTACCCCGAATCGCACTCAGTAATCATTCCGGCGAAGAGATAGAACCCGCGCCTTTGTCACTGGCGCAGGAGCGTCTGTGGGTCATGGCACGCATGGACGGCGACGCCAGCGCCGCCTACAACGAGCCGATGCCCTTCGATATCAGGGGACCGCTGGACCGGGACCTGCTCATCAAGGCGCTGCATCTGCTCGCGGCCCGGCACGAGGCCCTGCGCACCCGGCTGGTCCCCTTCGAGGGTTCGGCTCTTCAGGTCGTCGATCCGCCGGACACGGGGTTCCCGGTGAGCTTCGAGGATCTGACGGGCCTGCCGGACGGGGCCGAGCGATTCGCGCGCATACGGTCCAAGGTGGAGGGCACCCCGTTCCGCCTGGGCGAGGAGCCCATGGTGCGCGGCTGCCTGATAGCGCTCCAACCGCACCATCACGTACTGATCCTGATGGCGCATCACATCATCTTCGACGGCTGGTCCCGCTCCCTGCTACTGAAAGAGCTGGGCGTGATGTACTCCGCGCTTCAGCAGGGGCAGGACGTCCCGCTGCCCGAACTCACCTGGCAGTACAGGGACTACACACGCTGGCAGTGGGAGTGGATGTCGGGAGAGGAGCCCGTCTCGCACGCCGACTACTGGACCACCGCACTGGCCGGCATCCCGGCCGTGATCTCCCTTCCCACCGATCGGCCCCGCCCGCCCGAGCAGGGCTTCCGCGGTGATCGGTTGCCCGTGACCGTCGACGAGGATCTGACGCGAGCCCTGCGCGCGCTGGCCGCAGACAACGATGTCTCCCTCTACGCGACCGTCCTCACCGGCTGGTCCGTGCTGCTGTCCCTGCTCTCCGGGCAGGACGACATCGTTGTCGGCGCCCCCACGTCGAACCGCCGACGCGGCGACGTCGAGGGCCTGATCGGCTTCTTCGTCAACACCCTCGCCCTGCGCGCGGACCTCTCCGGCTCACCCAGCGTCAAGGATGCCCTGAAGCGGGTGAACCAGCGGATCCGTGACGCCCTCAAGCACGTCGATCTCCCCTTCGAACGAGTCGTCGAACTGGTCAACCCACCGCGGAGCCCCTCCTACACCGCCCTGTTCCAGACCATGTTCGCCTGGGTCCCCTCCATGCGGCAGGAGCTCGAACTTCCGGGCCTGCAGGTCGAGTTGCGGGAGGACGCCGCCCACGTACCCGCGAAGTTCGACATGGTCCTGGCCCTGGCCGACGAGGGGCGGCACCTCACCGGGGAGATCGACTACGCGGTGGCGCTCTTCGACCGGGCGACGATCGAACGGCTCGTACGCCAATTCCTGCGCGTGCTGCGTCTGATGACCGAGCGGCCCGATGCCGAGATCGCCGACCTGACGCTGCTCGACGAGGACGAGCAGCGGGCGCTCCTCGCCGACTTCAGCACAGGGCCCACCGTGGCCGACCCGGCGTCGGCAGACGTACTGGAGCGCTTCGCCGCGCAGGTCCGAGAACGCCCCGGGCAGTGTGCGGTGGTGGCCGATGACGCGGAGCTGGACTACGCGACACTCGACCGCCGGGCCAACCGTCTCGCCCATGCGCTGATCGCCCGCGGTGCCGGTCCCGATCGTGTGGTGGGCCTGCACGCCGGACGTACGGCCGAACTCGTCATCGGCGTGCTCGGGATCCTCAAGTCCGGAGCCGCCTACCTGCCCCTCGACCCCGGCCAGCCCCCGGAGCGGCTCGGCGCCATGGTGAGCGACGCCGCACCGGTCCTCGTGCTGACCGACGAGAGGAACACCGCGGACGACCACGGACGGCTGTGGGAGCACCTGGCGAAGGTGGAGGCAGAGGGGTCGCACGACGAGGCACCGGTCATCGACGTGAACCGGACTCGGCTCGCCTACGTCATCTACACCTCGGGGTCGACCGGCCGCCCCAAGGGCGTGGCGGTGACGCACGCCAGCGTCGTCAATCTCCTGGACCACTGGCGCGAACTCATGGGGGACGCCCCCGGCGAGGCGTCCTCCGCCTGGTCGAGCATCGGCTTCGACGCGTCGGTGCACGAACTCCTCGTCCCGTTGGCCACCGGCGCCGTGCTCCACCTGGTTCCCGACGAACTCCGTGGAGACCCACGGGCATTGCTGGACTGGATGCGCGAACGCAAGGTCACCCAGGCGTTTCTGCCTCCGTCCTACGTCCTGTGGATCGGCGAGGATCCGGCCGCACGGCTGGCCGGATCGAGCCTGCGCCAGCTCCTCACCGGAGTGGAATCCCTGCCTGAGAGCACCCTGCACCGCATGCGTGAGCTGCTGCCCGGCCTGCGCATCTGCTTCGGCTACGGCCCGACCGAGGCCACGCTGTACTCCACCGCCTACACCGACCCACAGCCGTACGAGCGGTCGTGTCCCATCGGGCGGCCGCTGCGTGGCACCCGCCTGTACCTGCTCGACGACCGAATGCGTCCGGTGCCCGTGGGAGTTCCCGGAGAGGTCTACCTCGGCGGAGCCAGTCTGGCCCGTGGATATCTGAACCGCCCCGACCTCACGGACGAACTCTTCGTGCCCGACCCGTTCGTCCCCGGTGAACGCCTCTACCGCACCGGCGACCTGGCGCGCTGGCTGCCGGACGGCAACGCCGAGTACGTCGGCCGCCGCGACGACCAGCTCAAGCTGCGCGGATTCCGTATCGAACCCGGCGAGGTCGAGGCGGCGCTGCTGGCGGTTCCCGGGGTGCGGGAGGCCGTCGTCCTGGCCGATCGCGACGCCCCCGGCGGCCCCCGTCTGGTCGCCGGCGTGGGATGTGACGCCGGGGCCACGCGGATGCCGTACGAGTGGCGTGCGGCCCTGGGGGGCCGTCTGCCGGACTACATGATCCCCGCCGTGGTGGCCGAGTTCCCGCGACTGCCGTTGAACCGCAGCGGCAAGGTGGACCGGACAGAGGTGCTGCGCGCCGCGGCACAGACCCGCGCCGGGCAGGTCAACACGGCCGCGCCCCGCGACCGTGTGGAAATGGCGCTGTACCGGGTCTGGCGCGGGGTGCTGCTGCACCCGGACATCGGTATCGGTGACAACTTCTTCGAGCTGGGCGGCACGTCGATATCGGCGATCAAGATGGCATCCGCCGTCCAGGAGGAACTCGGCGTCGCCCTGCCCGTCCGGGACGTCATGCTGCATCCCACCATCGAGGCGCTCGCCGAGCGGGTGCGCCGCAACGTGGGCGATACAGCGCGGTCCACAGAACCCGGCAACCTGGTCGAATTCCGTGCGGGCGGCGGCCGACAGCGCGTGGTGTGTGTGCACCCCGCCGGCGGCACCGCGTTCTGCTACCTGCCGCTGTCCGCCGAACTGGCCGACGGCATCGGCGTGGTGGGGCTTCAGGCACCCGGCATCAATCCCGGCGAGTCGACCCTGCCCGGTGTCGAGGCGATGGCCGAGGAGTATCTGCGGCTCGTCGGTCCCCGCACCGACGAGGCACTGGTGCTGTGCGGGCTCTCCTACGGCGGTCTCATCGCGTACGAGATGGGCCGCCGTCTGGTGGCGGCCGGGCACGAGAAGGTGAGCGTGGTCCTCCTCGACACCCACGGCGCCCAGGACGACGAGCAGCGCGCCGCGATCGCACTGGTCGGCATGGAGGAGTTCCGGGAGAAGCTGGTGCGCTTCAACGGCATGTACCCGGGTATCGACGACGACCAGGTGGCCCGATACCTGAACGTCTACAACCACCACCGCGAGACAGGGCGCGACTACGCCGTACCCCGATCGCCCGCCCGTGTCGTGCTGATGCAGGCGACGGCCGTGGAGGACGAAGAAGCGGACGTCGAACATGCTGCTGCTCGTCTACGCGCGTTCTGGCGGCATCGCGTCAGCGGCGAGTTCGTGGTCGAGCCGGTTGCCTGCGGTCACTGGGACATGCTGGAGAGCGACGAACTGCCCCGCGTCGCCGCCGTCCTCACCGCCGAACTGCACCGGCTGACCTCCGACCCCGGCCAGGGCGAGACGGAGTGCACCACACCTTCAGGCACGCCGGAGGCACGATGA